TGAAAACCATCAACATCTCTTAAATCAATATTTTTTACACCAGCTCTTATCAAAAAAAAGGAAAAGCCAGCCGTCGGATAAAGTGATTGAGTGTAGTGTACAAAGTCAAGGGTTCGGTCAAGCGAGAGAAAACCCACTGTCAATGTGCCTCTTTTTAAATTAACGAATGGCAAAACCGCAGGATTATAGTAACCATTTACTTCTCCTTCTATGACTGCTCCCATTGCATTACCCAAGGAAATTCCTCTAGCCCCAAAGCCAAGTCGTGAAAACGACGCAATTGAAAGATTTTGTGAATTAACCATTGATTGAAATAATACAGTCATTAAAACGATCTTTATGCTATTGAATAACGAGTATTTTGCCATATACTTCCTTGTTGTCTATTTTAACCCTGTAGAAGTAAACTCCATTTGGGACAACATTTCCAGATTCATCCCGGCCATTCCATATCTCATCAAATTCCCTCGGACCATTCCTTACCGCGTTTCTTACAACAGTTCTTATCTTCCTCATTGAGAAATCAAAAATTTCAATCGTAACATTTGAATTATTTCTATCAACAGCATAGTGTATCCTCGTAACTTCATTAAGTGGGGAAAATGGATTTGGATATGCGTATGTTTTATCTGAATTATAAACTTTTTCATAAGCCCTTATAACTTCCCATTTTTTCGTATCTGAATCAATGAATTTAACGAGACCGTCAGCGCTACCGATCCAAACGGTATCGGCTTGTACTCCAACGCTATAGAAAACAGTTGTGTAAATTTCCTGCCTTGTAAAAATGTTTGTCATCCTTGTGTATCTTTCCCAAGAATCTCCAAAATCGTTTGACCTCCAAAATCCGTTATCACTCACCGCATAAACAATTGAATCTTTAAAGGCGATGTTATGGACAAATTCACCAATTAAAGTTGTTTTCCAAGAGTTCCCACCATCTCTTGAATAGCTCAAAGCTTTGAATTCATCGGGGTCGTTTGCGTTTATCGTTGCACCCCAAATTATATTTTCTTCCTCCATTGTTGCTCTTTTCACTTTTTGATTTCCAAGAGCTACTACGAAATTTCCAGAAATTGGATTAGTTTGATTTTGGTGATTGAATTTAACCCAGCTCTTTCCTCCATCAGTTGATTTGTTTATTCCGTTTGCAGTGCCAACCCATAAAATTGAATCATCTACCGCGATAACTGAGAATACACGGTGATTATAATTTTTGACAGGA
The Candidatus Thermokryptus mobilis genome window above contains:
- a CDS encoding WD40/YVTN/BNR-like repeat-containing protein, whose protein sequence is MRWNTLLIIFALNFSLAQIKLSYKLDSTDFSDLPAGNVVTNISICDDKVWIGTSKGLSRTTDGGKTWKNYYNTPEFGTSKISAIACSGETVWVAIARTVKIENNEFPEGLGLLYSTDGGETWTRVNQPIDNRIDTIEIYGINKLKALPITTTINNITYDIALTKDAIFIASFAGGLRKSTDMGRTWQRVVLPPDNLNQINPGLDLNFELNPVKNYNHRVFSVIAVDDSILWVGTANGINKSTDGGKSWVKFNHQNQTNPISGNFVVALGNQKVKRATMEEENIIWGATINANDPDEFKALSYSRDGGNSWKTTLIGEFVHNIAFKDSIVYAVSDNGFWRSNDFGDSWERYTRMTNIFTRQEIYTTVFYSVGVQADTVWIGSADGLVKFIDSDTKKWEVIRAYEKVYNSDKTYAYPNPFSPLNEVTRIHYAVDRNNSNVTIEIFDFSMRKIRTVVRNAVRNGPREFDEIWNGRDESGNVVPNGVYFYRVKIDNKEVYGKILVIQ